TCACGTCACCACCCTGTACCCCGACTGGCACGCGGACCTGCCCGTCGCGGAGGGGCACGACCTGGACCGCACGCGCGGCGAGATCCGCGACCTGCTGCCCCCCGCGCTGCTGGACCGCGTGACCCTGACCCGGCAGGCGCGACCCGGCGCGGGTCTGCCGGACCCGGCGCGGGTGACCAGCCTGCTGCTGGTGCAGTCGCCCGCCTGGACGAACCCCGCGCACGACGCGGCCTTCCTGTCGCTGGCCGCCGACCTGCGGGCCGCCCCCATCGTGCCGCCGCTGGCCCGACCCTGACCGGGTATTCCCCCGACAGGTTGGCCTGCATCCTTGCAAGCGGCCCGCAGCGGCAACGCCTACAATGACGGGGTAGAGGAACCCGCAGCAGTCCCCCACCTGCGTTTCCGCGCGATCAGGAGCCGACGTGACCAGTATTCACACCGATGAACAGACCCTTCCCGCCACCTACCAGGTCGGCGTGTTCGCCCTGATCCGCAACCGGGACGCCTACCTGATCATTCAGCCGCGTCAGCCGCTGCTGCCCGGCGGACGCCAGGGCCTGCCCGGCCTGCTGCTGGGTGCCAGCAGCGGCCTGAACCTCGTCGAGATGAACCTGCGCCGCGTGGTCCGCGAGCAGGTGAAACTGGTGGTCAGCGACCTGAAACTCGTCGGGTCGCACGCCTCGCGCAGCCCGCAGGACAGCGGCGCGGACGCCCGGCTGAACCTGATCTTCGGCACCGAGTACAGCGCCGGGATTCTCGACCCGAACCCCGAACAGGTCAGCGCCGCCGACTGGATTCCCCGCAGCGAGATCCTCGAAGCGGGCGCGTACCCCGAATGGCTCCAGAGTGCCGTCCGCGAACTGGAAACCGTGAATTCCCCGGCCAGCACACCGGAACCCGCGCCGTCCCGCCTGCGTTTCGGCCGCCGCCGCTGACCCCCCCCTGCGGCCCCCGCCAGCTCCCGCCCCTCTGAAAGCCGTCATGGGTTAAGCTCGTGGGCGGCCCGTGACCTGTGCTGTCGCTGCGGCCGGAGGTCACCCCTATGAAACCCACCCCCGCGCGGAGCCTGCTCGCCCCGCTGCCCCTGCTGCTGATCGCCCTGTACGCCCTGAGCATCCTGCTCGCCAACCTGACGCTGAACACCTTCGTGCCGCTGCCGCTGTACGGCCTGCTCAGCGTGGGGACCATCTTCTTCGCGGCCGTGTTCACGCTGCGTGACCGCATTCACCGTGCGGGCGGCCTGAACGCCGTGTACGTGGCCATTGCCGCCGCGCTGATCGTGAACACCGTCGTCGCCCTGCTGACCGGCACGCCCTGGCGGTTCATCGGCGCGAGTTTCCTGGCGATCCTGGCCGGAGAACTGGCCGACACCGCCGTGTACCAGCGCCTGATCCAGCGCAACTGGTGGACGCGGGTCCTGGCCAGCAAC
The DNA window shown above is from Deinococcus sp. LM3 and carries:
- a CDS encoding VUT family protein — its product is MKPTPARSLLAPLPLLLIALYALSILLANLTLNTFVPLPLYGLLSVGTIFFAAVFTLRDRIHRAGGLNAVYVAIAAALIVNTVVALLTGTPWRFIGASFLAILAGELADTAVYQRLIQRNWWTRVLASNAVSVPLDSVLFNLLAFWGDMPASQIAQIIFADIVIKYLIAALFAFRIRRAARAAT